TTCTGATTTAAAACATCATACACTTTTACTTTTGCGTACAGTTTTTTATCTAAAAATCCATAAGACAAACTGGTATTCCATAGATAGAAATCTTTTTTGAATCCATCAGAAATATTCGAATTGTAGGTATAACCAAAATCATTTCCGAAAATTAAATTTTCTGGCCAGTACATTGTCGTTTGTAAATTGATTCTGTGCACCACGTTAGACGTTGCATCTCTTGAATAATTTTCATACTTCGACTGATTGTATGATAAGTTGTACGACGGCGCAATAGTCAATATTTCTCCGTAATCATACGACATGTATATTTTTGGAGTGATTCCAGTTGATTTTGCATTGTATAAAACAGCATTTGTAAATCCTTTATCAAAAGTATAATTTCCGCTGATTCCTAAACCATAACGAAGTGTATGGGCACCACTTTTAACTGACTGATTCCAGTTTGCTCCCAACGAGATATTATAAACTCCAGAAATATTTAAGTACGTTGTGGTTCTTTTTCCACTATCATCATACACCGAAGTCGACACAATATCATTGTCATAATAATCTCCTTTTAAATTTACACTGTAACCTGAACGAGATCTGAAATCGTAATTTCTAAAATTAAAATTGACACTGCTCTTTTCTATTGGATTCAAATCAGGATTTCCCACAATGGTATTCAACGGGTTACTTAAATTAACCACTGGCATTAACTGAGCTGCAGATGGCAATGTATTCGAATAGTCGTATTTAAATGATAAATTTTTAGAACGGCTGAATTTATATCGAAGTAACGCAGTCGCAAAAGGTAATGCATATTTTTTATTTAAATCTGAAGCATTATTAAGGTATAAAGAATGATTATCGAAATTCACAATCGAAGTACGGCTGTCTAAATTAACTGTAAATTTATTTTTCTGCAAAGTAACGCCAACTTTTGGTGTAACTGAGTTTTGAGTTGAACTAGTATAATTACTTAGAGCCTGATTGTAATCGGTATAGGCTTGCGTATCAGCATCAAAATTAAAAGTACGTTCGTCGTTGCTGGTACTTTTCCAATCGAAATCTGATCCAATTCTAATTCGTAATGAGTCCGTAATTGGCTCTGTATATTCGATATCTGCCGAATAAGAATCACTTGTACTTTTCTTTCTTGTTTTCTGATTTCTTTCATCATTTGGTTTGTTATCCTGATAAAAGATAGTTTCGGAAATATTCAAGGCATCAGAATCACTGTTGGTATTATTATTCGTGAAAACAACACTCAGATTACGCGATTTTCTTTCAAAAGCTTTATTGAAATTGATTGTATTCGCAAAATTGGTATTATTACTTTCAGAATAAGAACTTCCAGTACTTTCATTTAAAGGATTTCCGTTTTCATCTTCAGAAGAGCTTGAAGAAATAGCATTACTATTTGTTCGCGATTGGCTCACTTTGGGTGCTACCACAATTCGAGTTTTCGGGTCAATTT
This is a stretch of genomic DNA from Flavobacterium endoglycinae. It encodes these proteins:
- a CDS encoding outer membrane beta-barrel protein, with protein sequence MTKLISFLSLFFFFVFAANAQNDITVKGTVLDVNTQLPLELATVYFTTVKDSTVIEYATTDKNGAFRMNIKKFDKPVFLKVNYMGYQTYYEEYKGLTESKDFGKVYLIENVNALNDVVIKTEAAPITIKKDTLEFNAASYKVRPDSNVETLLKQLPGFDVDNDGKITVNGREVNQVLVNGKTFFDKDGAIAIKNLPADIIKKVQVSDFKTKKEELSKQESTSDFSSINITIDEKKNKGYFGKVMGGYGTDDRYEANVNLNFFNNKQKISLLASSNNINSTGFSMDDVFDNMSGGRNSSGRGGNSNSGSSGKGITQSNLVGINYSDDWTKDLLAMGSYNFSNTVNKNDSKANQLSFLPTGNIITESESKTRNESTGNNANFELEYKIDPKTRIVVAPKVSQSRTNSNAISSSSSEDENGNPLNESTGSSYSESNNTNFANTINFNKAFERKSRNLSVVFTNNNTNSDSDALNISETIFYQDNKPNDERNQKTRKKSTSDSYSADIEYTEPITDSLRIRIGSDFDWKSTSNDERTFNFDADTQAYTDYNQALSNYTSSTQNSVTPKVGVTLQKNKFTVNLDSRTSIVNFDNHSLYLNNASDLNKKYALPFATALLRYKFSRSKNLSFKYDYSNTLPSAAQLMPVVNLSNPLNTIVGNPDLNPIEKSSVNFNFRNYDFRSRSGYSVNLKGDYYDNDIVSTSVYDDSGKRTTTYLNISGVYNISLGANWNQSVKSGAHTLRYGLGISGNYTFDKGFTNAVLYNAKSTGITPKIYMSYDYGEILTIAPSYNLSYNQSKYENYSRDATSNVVHRINLQTTMYWPENLIFGNDFGYTYNSNISDGFKKDFYLWNTSLSYGFLDKKLYAKVKVYDVLNQNLSATRTISATSIRDEENTVLRRYVMFSLAYKIGNFTGSEKGGKRRSRD